Proteins encoded by one window of Halomonas sp. SH5A2:
- the minD gene encoding septum site-determining protein MinD: MAKIIVVTSGKGGVGKTTSAAAISTGLALRGKKTVVIDFDVGLRNLDLIMGCERRVVYDLVNVIQGEAGLNQALIRDKRVENLFILPASQTRDKDALTQEGVAEVLDKLKEDFDFIMCDSPAGIERGAQLAMYFADEAIVVTNPEVSSVRDSDRILGLLASKTRRAEESSDPIKEHLLVTRYNPERVTSGDMLTLDDIREILAINLLGLIPESEAVLRASNQGVPVTHDISSDAGQAYSDTVSRLLGEDMPLRFHEMQRKGLLSRMFGGGRR; encoded by the coding sequence TTGGCCAAAATTATTGTAGTGACCTCGGGTAAAGGGGGGGTCGGCAAAACCACCAGTGCCGCCGCTATTTCGACAGGCTTAGCCCTACGCGGTAAGAAAACGGTGGTGATCGATTTCGATGTGGGCTTGCGTAATCTTGACCTGATAATGGGCTGCGAGCGCCGCGTTGTTTACGACCTGGTCAATGTGATTCAAGGCGAAGCGGGGCTGAATCAAGCGCTGATCCGCGATAAGCGGGTTGAGAACCTGTTTATTCTGCCGGCCTCGCAAACCCGTGATAAGGATGCCTTGACCCAGGAAGGCGTTGCCGAAGTGCTCGACAAGCTGAAAGAGGACTTCGATTTCATCATGTGTGATTCGCCTGCCGGTATCGAACGTGGCGCCCAGTTGGCCATGTACTTTGCCGATGAGGCCATCGTGGTGACGAACCCGGAAGTATCCTCGGTGCGCGATTCTGATCGGATTCTTGGCCTGCTGGCCTCCAAGACACGCCGCGCCGAGGAAAGCAGTGACCCGATTAAAGAGCACCTGCTGGTCACGCGCTATAACCCTGAGCGGGTCACGTCGGGTGACATGCTAACGCTGGACGATATCCGTGAAATATTGGCGATTAATCTGCTCGGCCTGATTCCCGAGTCCGAGGCGGTGCTGCGAGCCTCGAACCAGGGTGTGCCGGTGACCCACGATATTTCAAGCGACGCGGGCCAGGCCTATAGCGATACCGTATCGCGTCTGCTCGGTGAGGACATGCCACTGCGCTTTCACGAAATGCAGCGTAAAGGCTTGCTCAGCCGCATGTTTGGTGGAGGTCGGCGATGA
- the minC gene encoding septum site-determining protein MinC has protein sequence MSLNVDSADVAFTFKGGMLPMTVMELSSADPEHIRRQLASKLSQSPAFFQHTPVVLSVEKLDEPHLSLERICAVCRDHKLLPVAVRGGTEPVRQSAWALGLGWFAPVDESRAQMLKSVSSDSESAAPVAVSDANTAEEAAQAQESNGAEATRLYRGTVRSGQQVSASGGDLVVIGAVNAGAEVLAAGSIHVYGALRGRALAGIHGNTQAGIYCRELAAELLSVAGNYKRLEDIDSQLLGAPAEVHFTQQQLEIKPLN, from the coding sequence ATGAGCCTCAATGTGGATAGTGCCGACGTGGCCTTTACCTTTAAAGGCGGCATGCTGCCGATGACCGTCATGGAGCTAAGCAGCGCTGACCCAGAGCATATCCGACGTCAGCTGGCGAGCAAACTGTCTCAGTCGCCCGCGTTCTTTCAGCATACACCGGTTGTGCTTAGCGTGGAAAAGCTCGATGAGCCCCATCTTTCGCTGGAGCGTATTTGCGCCGTCTGCCGGGATCACAAGTTGCTTCCCGTGGCAGTGAGAGGTGGCACTGAGCCGGTTCGTCAATCGGCGTGGGCGCTCGGCCTTGGCTGGTTTGCGCCGGTCGATGAAAGTCGTGCGCAAATGCTCAAGAGTGTTAGCAGTGATAGCGAAAGTGCAGCACCCGTCGCCGTGTCGGACGCAAACACCGCTGAAGAGGCCGCCCAGGCGCAAGAAAGCAACGGTGCGGAAGCCACGCGTCTCTACCGGGGTACGGTGCGCTCCGGGCAGCAGGTGAGCGCTTCAGGGGGTGACTTGGTCGTCATCGGTGCGGTCAATGCGGGAGCGGAAGTTCTGGCAGCCGGTAGTATTCATGTTTATGGCGCATTGCGCGGGCGGGCATTAGCGGGTATTCATGGCAATACCCAAGCGGGTATCTATTGCCGGGAGCTGGCCGCTGAATTACTGTCGGTGGCGGGTAATTACAAGCGTCTGGAAGATATTGATTCTCAACTATTGGGTGCCCCCGCTGAGGTGCACTTTACGCAACAACAATTGGAAATTAAGCCGCTTAATTAG
- a CDS encoding SOS response-associated peptidase, giving the protein MAGRLHVQQLPLARLLPSLKMAEPLIESPNVAPRQPISAIRMVEGQLCLQSLFWGLTPPWLKVLDNAPHCARAETLNQRGMFQEAYRSRRCLVPVSGFYIWKRLPRAKQPYLVTQVNRGPLLLAGLWCRYHTTLTSYNDSTALVTVPANACLSHLTDRLPAVVDAQDADEWLNPDTDHARLDRLLAPAPLELLGAFPVSKQINFPTYQSPACAHPVGPMIRWTTP; this is encoded by the coding sequence ATGGCTGGGCGCTTACACGTGCAGCAACTGCCTCTTGCCCGCCTACTCCCAAGCCTGAAGATGGCTGAACCCTTGATCGAGTCACCCAACGTGGCACCGCGGCAACCGATATCGGCCATCCGTATGGTTGAGGGTCAACTCTGTTTACAGTCGTTATTCTGGGGGCTAACACCGCCCTGGCTAAAAGTCCTGGATAATGCCCCACACTGCGCTCGAGCGGAAACCCTGAACCAACGCGGAATGTTTCAGGAAGCCTATCGCTCGCGTCGCTGCCTGGTACCAGTCAGCGGCTTTTACATCTGGAAACGGCTACCCCGTGCCAAGCAACCTTACCTGGTCACGCAGGTCAATCGTGGGCCACTGCTGTTGGCGGGCCTGTGGTGTCGTTACCACACCACACTCACTAGCTACAACGACTCCACCGCTCTGGTAACCGTCCCCGCCAACGCCTGTTTATCGCACCTGACGGACCGACTGCCTGCGGTGGTCGACGCGCAGGACGCAGATGAATGGTTAAATCCCGACACGGACCACGCTCGCCTCGATCGCTTATTGGCGCCGGCACCGTTGGAACTGTTGGGCGCTTTTCCGGTATCAAAGCAGATCAACTTTCCTACCTACCAGTCTCCGGCCTGTGCTCACCCCGTCGGGCCGATGATACGCTGGACCACGCCATAG
- a CDS encoding 1-acyl-sn-glycerol-3-phosphate acyltransferase, whose protein sequence is MGLVKPVRHLLRGGIFLAMRLCYRLRVRGRCHIPKQGPALVVCNHVSFMDALVLGGGSPRPLRFVMDQPIFDSPWLRWWFQLVGAIPIESERRSPGALRRALEEVSQALRQGEVVMVFPEGRLTPDGDIHPFRRGLEAIVMRDCVPVVPAALAGLWGSWTSHYDGKALKKWPRRFRAPVSLHFGDPIDPSDTGGLALRRYLEQQVRQLKVEADQDIAPRQ, encoded by the coding sequence ATGGGATTGGTTAAGCCAGTGCGCCACTTGCTGCGCGGCGGTATCTTCCTAGCGATGCGGCTTTGCTATCGCCTGCGTGTTAGAGGGCGTTGCCATATTCCCAAACAAGGGCCGGCGCTGGTGGTGTGTAACCACGTCAGCTTTATGGATGCGTTGGTGCTGGGTGGCGGCAGTCCCCGCCCGTTGCGTTTTGTCATGGATCAGCCGATCTTTGACTCTCCCTGGCTCAGATGGTGGTTTCAACTAGTCGGTGCCATTCCCATCGAGTCTGAGCGTCGCAGTCCAGGCGCGTTACGTCGTGCCCTGGAGGAAGTCAGTCAGGCATTGCGCCAGGGTGAAGTGGTGATGGTGTTTCCCGAAGGGCGACTAACGCCCGACGGCGACATTCACCCCTTCCGTCGTGGGCTTGAGGCGATTGTGATGCGAGATTGCGTGCCGGTAGTGCCCGCTGCGCTTGCGGGGCTCTGGGGCTCGTGGACATCTCACTATGATGGCAAGGCGTTAAAGAAATGGCCCAGGCGTTTCCGGGCGCCGGTGAGCCTCCACTTTGGAGACCCTATTGACCCGAGTGATACCGGGGGGCTGGCGCTACGGCGCTACCTTGAACAGCAGGTGAGGCAACTTAAAGTCGAGGCGGATCAGGATATCGCGCCGCGCCAGTGA
- a CDS encoding TetR/AcrR family transcriptional regulator, producing the protein MARPRQHAPDALHAQVMHACDEWLAQQSIHGLSLRALAREVGCAPSTLLKLYGSFNVLLQYVNVETLARLQSTITNLASDDPEPWLRALANAYWRFAEKDCYRWQLLFDHPLAQEGELDQRQSQLIEALFTQVETSLKEYQPLLDDAEARRLGRTLWGSVHGLVQLGLNERLGYWQGHQLKVDELLDQLLSTVLAGLRNREQLE; encoded by the coding sequence ATGGCTCGCCCCAGACAGCACGCGCCCGATGCACTACACGCGCAGGTCATGCACGCTTGCGATGAATGGTTGGCTCAACAGTCCATCCATGGTTTATCGCTGCGTGCCCTGGCCAGAGAGGTCGGCTGCGCCCCCAGTACATTGCTCAAGCTGTATGGCAGCTTTAATGTTCTGTTGCAGTACGTCAACGTCGAAACCCTGGCGCGCTTGCAGTCCACTATTACAAACCTTGCGTCGGATGATCCCGAACCCTGGCTGCGTGCGCTGGCCAATGCCTATTGGCGATTTGCTGAAAAGGATTGTTACCGGTGGCAGCTGTTGTTTGATCATCCGTTGGCGCAGGAAGGGGAGCTGGACCAGCGTCAGAGCCAGTTGATCGAGGCGTTGTTTACCCAGGTTGAAACGTCGCTCAAAGAGTATCAACCGCTACTGGATGATGCCGAGGCGCGACGCTTGGGACGCACCCTCTGGGGCAGTGTGCACGGGCTGGTTCAACTTGGGTTGAATGAACGCCTGGGTTACTGGCAGGGGCATCAACTCAAGGTGGATGAACTGCTTGACCAGCTGTTGAGCACCGTTCTTGCTGGGCTACGCAACCGCGAGCAACTCGAGTAA
- a CDS encoding insulinase family protein, with amino-acid sequence MAMGSLWLAPAALAANEDDIKDVTTPHVSPYDERDYRVLELENGLNVLLVSDDEADKAAASMNVRVGSAQDPDDLQGLAHFLEHMLFLGTEAYPEADAYQRYLSRNAGSHNAFTASQDTNYFFSIEPSAFEGALDRFSAFFVSPLFNADKLESERNVVHSEYVSRRQDEGRRENAVLNQLLNPDNPTTQFAVGTRETLANPPDGEATLRERVMAFYQRHYDANVMNLAVVAPQPLDTLEDWVVERFAEIPDNDREAPSIDAPLVDRDTLPRYVERQSIEDRHQLRFYFPIPDPTDAYRQKPTQLISHLLGDESDGSLFAVLKDAGLADALSAGVGRGDGQHALLTVSISLTEEGAQRLDDIEATLFAAIERIRQGGLEEWRYSEQADLNEQAFRFQQHGEPQQEATRLSMSLSRYPVEDVQYAAYRMDDFDAEQHQRYLDALTQDNMLRIYSAPDIESDQVTPWFDTAWREQPPSQSGQALTGLSLPAPNPFIASDLSLLDGQNEHPSTLIDTPSFTAWHMQDAQFNTPKVEWRLSLQHPSASYSAEEAVLTRLLANWLNDSLNEALYPAWLAGQSFSAYAHSRGMTLSFSGWRDGQTPLIEQALDQLSDANIGQRDFERVLNRLQREWRNAPQASLYAQASGTIGEALLTPQWSTQALLEASQRLKHGHLIDFRRRFLADLYVDAMAVGNLGPELAREQANLMRGKLTPRLTRDDIANLTPLAVNSDDTVLHPNSEREESIVLRYLQGRDQTLHEQAATQVLAQWLETPFYQQLRTEEQLGYIVNAGYSPLLDAPGIAMVVQSPDADSNTIAERMDAFLEGTGERLEQLEDGELDAYRQAVNTRLRQRDTRLAQMANRYWQATAREEVRFDRREQLAELALEVTLDDLQALWPALRERQLDVRFNPGDEPSDVAAIRQQFTPFPEKAGD; translated from the coding sequence ATGGCCATGGGCAGCCTTTGGCTTGCGCCCGCGGCGCTTGCTGCCAACGAAGACGACATCAAGGACGTCACCACGCCCCACGTCAGCCCGTATGACGAGCGCGACTACCGCGTGCTCGAGCTGGAAAACGGCTTGAATGTGCTACTCGTCAGTGATGACGAGGCAGATAAAGCGGCAGCATCGATGAACGTACGGGTCGGCAGCGCCCAGGACCCTGACGACCTGCAGGGGCTCGCCCACTTCCTTGAACACATGCTGTTTTTGGGCACCGAGGCCTACCCTGAAGCCGACGCCTATCAGCGCTATCTGTCGCGCAATGCGGGGTCGCACAACGCTTTTACCGCTTCTCAGGATACCAATTATTTTTTCAGCATTGAGCCTTCGGCCTTCGAGGGCGCCCTGGATAGGTTCAGCGCTTTTTTCGTGTCACCGCTGTTTAATGCCGACAAGCTTGAAAGCGAGCGCAATGTGGTGCACTCCGAGTACGTGTCACGCCGTCAGGATGAAGGAAGGCGCGAAAACGCGGTACTCAACCAGTTGTTGAACCCGGATAACCCGACCACCCAGTTTGCCGTGGGTACCCGCGAGACGCTGGCCAATCCACCGGACGGCGAAGCCACCCTTCGCGAACGGGTAATGGCGTTTTATCAGCGTCACTACGACGCCAATGTGATGAACCTGGCCGTGGTGGCGCCCCAGCCGCTGGATACCCTGGAAGACTGGGTGGTCGAGCGCTTTGCCGAGATTCCCGACAACGACCGGGAAGCCCCCAGCATCGACGCACCGCTCGTGGATCGCGACACGCTGCCCCGTTATGTGGAACGCCAGTCGATTGAAGATCGTCACCAACTGCGTTTCTACTTTCCCATTCCCGACCCCACCGACGCTTATCGCCAGAAGCCCACCCAACTGATTTCCCATTTGCTGGGCGATGAAAGCGATGGCAGTCTGTTCGCGGTCCTCAAGGATGCCGGGCTTGCCGACGCACTGTCGGCGGGGGTCGGCCGCGGCGATGGTCAGCATGCGCTTCTCACTGTCTCCATCAGCCTGACCGAGGAGGGCGCGCAGCGCCTGGACGATATTGAAGCCACGCTGTTTGCCGCTATCGAGCGTATCCGCCAGGGCGGGCTTGAAGAGTGGCGCTACAGCGAGCAAGCCGACCTCAACGAACAGGCCTTCCGCTTTCAACAGCACGGCGAACCCCAGCAGGAAGCCACGCGACTATCGATGAGCCTGTCACGCTACCCGGTGGAGGACGTCCAGTACGCCGCGTACCGGATGGATGATTTCGATGCCGAGCAGCATCAACGCTACCTGGATGCGCTGACCCAGGACAATATGCTGCGCATTTACTCAGCCCCCGACATCGAAAGTGATCAGGTAACGCCCTGGTTCGACACCGCCTGGCGCGAACAGCCGCCCAGCCAAAGCGGCCAAGCCTTGACCGGGCTGTCGCTCCCTGCACCCAACCCGTTTATTGCCAGCGATCTTAGCCTGCTGGACGGCCAGAACGAACACCCCAGCACGCTGATCGACACGCCTTCGTTCACCGCCTGGCATATGCAGGATGCCCAGTTCAACACGCCCAAGGTGGAGTGGCGGCTGAGCTTGCAGCACCCCAGTGCCAGCTATTCCGCCGAGGAAGCGGTGCTCACCCGGCTATTGGCCAACTGGCTGAACGATAGCCTTAACGAAGCGCTTTACCCTGCCTGGCTGGCCGGCCAGTCGTTCAGCGCCTATGCCCATTCACGAGGCATGACGCTGTCGTTTTCCGGCTGGCGGGACGGCCAGACACCGCTGATCGAGCAAGCGCTCGACCAGCTCAGCGACGCCAACATAGGTCAGCGCGACTTCGAGCGGGTGCTCAACCGTTTACAGCGCGAGTGGCGCAATGCCCCCCAAGCCTCCCTGTACGCCCAAGCCAGCGGAACCATTGGCGAAGCCCTGCTAACGCCGCAGTGGTCGACCCAAGCGCTGCTTGAGGCCAGCCAGCGACTGAAGCATGGTCACTTGATCGACTTCCGTCGGCGTTTTCTTGCCGACCTGTACGTGGATGCCATGGCGGTCGGTAACCTGGGGCCCGAACTCGCCCGAGAGCAGGCGAACCTGATGCGCGGTAAGCTCACTCCCCGGCTAACGCGCGACGATATCGCCAATCTCACGCCGCTCGCCGTCAACAGCGACGACACGGTCTTGCATCCTAATAGCGAACGCGAAGAATCCATCGTGCTGCGTTACCTGCAAGGCCGTGATCAAACACTGCACGAGCAAGCCGCGACACAGGTGCTCGCCCAGTGGCTGGAAACGCCTTTCTACCAGCAACTGCGCACCGAGGAGCAGCTTGGTTACATCGTCAACGCGGGTTACTCACCGCTGCTGGACGCCCCTGGCATTGCCATGGTCGTGCAGTCACCCGACGCCGATAGCAACACGATCGCCGAGCGCATGGATGCGTTTCTGGAGGGCACCGGCGAGCGGCTTGAGCAGTTGGAAGACGGTGAGCTGGACGCCTACCGTCAAGCAGTGAATACCCGCTTGCGCCAGCGCGACACGCGGTTGGCGCAGATGGCCAATCGCTACTGGCAGGCAACCGCGCGGGAGGAGGTGCGTTTTGACCGCCGCGAACAACTCGCTGAGCTGGCCCTTGAGGTGACGTTAGACGACCTGCAGGCCCTGTGGCCAGCGCTGCGTGAACGCCAACTGGACGTGCGCTTCAACCCAGGCGACGAACCCAGCGACGTGGCAGCGATCCGCCAGCAGTTTACGCCTTTCCCCGAAAAAGCCGGCGACTGA
- the minE gene encoding cell division topological specificity factor MinE, whose translation MKLLEFLKRERKKSASVAKERLQIIVAHQRSQRGQPDYMPMLERELLEVIRRYVHVDDDAIQISLDSEDNCSVLELNVTLPKS comes from the coding sequence ATGAAACTGCTGGAGTTCTTGAAGCGTGAGCGCAAGAAGTCAGCCTCGGTGGCAAAAGAACGCCTGCAAATTATCGTGGCGCATCAACGAAGCCAACGGGGACAGCCCGATTACATGCCGATGCTGGAACGTGAGTTGCTGGAGGTCATTCGCCGCTACGTTCACGTGGACGACGATGCGATTCAGATTTCGCTGGATAGCGAGGATAACTGCTCGGTGTTGGAGTTGAACGTTACGCTGCCCAAAAGCTGA
- the sbcB gene encoding exodeoxyribonuclease I: MVSPNAAPASFLWHDYETFGADPRRDRPAQFAALRTDADLNEIGEPVELFCRPADDYLPHPAACLITGITPQKAQRHGLPEAEFAAEVQRHMSEPGTCVVGYNSLRFDDEVSRHLFYRNLLDPYAREWQNGNSRWDLIDVVRAFYALRPEGIEWPLRDDGAPSFKLEDLTAANGIAHEGAHDAVADVRATIALARLLKSRNAKLFDYLLGLRGKRAVAKQLDLPSAKPILHISRRYPASRACSALVMPLAEHPSNPNGVIVYDLSVDPSELLTMSAAQIRERVFVSQQDLAEGETRIPLKVIHINRCPVVFPTTALKDVEGSQKGEYGDIVARLGLDMNACRRHWKMLREASGVSQKVAEVFSAGYDDAPQDPDLMLYAGAFFSAADRKQMERVRAMDPWDLVGERFAFQDPRLEEMLFRFRARSYPETLEGDELEQWEAFRWMRLNDATLSGFTLKAFAREIENYNQQTLTDHQRQILEELVLYVEAMLPAQAFDA, from the coding sequence ATGGTGTCACCCAATGCTGCCCCCGCCAGCTTTTTATGGCATGACTACGAGACCTTTGGGGCTGATCCGCGTCGTGATCGGCCCGCTCAGTTCGCCGCCCTGCGCACTGACGCTGACTTGAACGAAATCGGCGAACCGGTCGAGCTGTTCTGTCGCCCCGCTGATGATTATCTGCCCCATCCCGCCGCCTGTCTGATTACCGGTATTACCCCGCAAAAGGCCCAGCGCCACGGCCTCCCAGAAGCCGAGTTCGCCGCTGAGGTGCAGCGCCACATGAGCGAGCCGGGCACCTGTGTGGTGGGCTATAACAGCCTGCGCTTCGATGATGAAGTGTCGCGCCACTTGTTCTACCGTAATCTTCTCGACCCCTACGCCCGTGAGTGGCAAAACGGCAACTCGCGCTGGGATCTTATCGATGTGGTCCGAGCGTTTTACGCCTTGAGGCCCGAGGGGATCGAGTGGCCGCTGCGCGACGATGGCGCCCCGAGTTTCAAGCTTGAAGACCTAACGGCGGCCAATGGGATTGCCCACGAAGGGGCCCACGATGCGGTGGCCGACGTGCGCGCGACGATTGCGCTGGCGCGTCTGCTGAAGTCGCGCAATGCCAAGCTGTTTGATTATTTGCTCGGTCTGCGCGGCAAGCGGGCTGTAGCCAAGCAGCTCGACTTGCCCAGTGCCAAACCGATTTTGCATATTTCGCGTCGTTATCCGGCAAGCCGGGCGTGCAGTGCGCTTGTGATGCCGTTGGCCGAGCACCCGAGCAATCCCAACGGGGTGATCGTCTACGACCTGAGCGTGGATCCCAGTGAGTTACTGACCATGTCGGCGGCGCAAATTCGCGAGCGGGTCTTCGTCAGTCAGCAGGACCTGGCGGAGGGCGAAACCCGCATTCCGCTCAAGGTCATTCACATCAATCGCTGCCCGGTGGTCTTTCCCACCACTGCGCTGAAAGACGTGGAGGGGTCGCAGAAAGGTGAGTATGGCGACATCGTGGCCCGTTTGGGGCTGGATATGAACGCCTGTCGCCGTCACTGGAAAATGCTCCGCGAGGCGTCCGGGGTGTCCCAGAAAGTTGCCGAGGTCTTCAGCGCAGGCTACGACGATGCCCCGCAGGACCCCGACCTGATGCTTTATGCCGGGGCTTTCTTCTCGGCTGCCGATCGTAAGCAGATGGAGCGGGTCAGGGCCATGGACCCCTGGGATCTGGTGGGCGAGCGGTTTGCCTTTCAGGACCCGCGACTTGAAGAAATGCTGTTTCGCTTCCGCGCGCGAAGCTACCCGGAAACACTCGAGGGAGACGAACTGGAGCAGTGGGAGGCGTTTCGCTGGATGCGTCTGAACGATGCCACGCTGTCAGGTTTTACCCTGAAAGCCTTTGCTCGGGAGATCGAAAACTACAACCAGCAGACGCTGACCGATCATCAGCGCCAGATACTCGAAGAACTCGTGCTCTATGTTGAGGCCATGCTACCGGCCCAGGCGTTTGACGCCTGA